One window from the genome of Scatophagus argus isolate fScaArg1 chromosome 13, fScaArg1.pri, whole genome shotgun sequence encodes:
- the LOC124068887 gene encoding BOLA class I histocompatibility antigen, alpha chain BL3-7-like isoform X1, producing MKTLVFMVLLGTGLHVAVVSVKHSLKYFMTGSSGLPNFPEFVVVGFVDDVLVASCDSDKTTPEAKHDGVKKLFQNDPQHFEVYNQACFISLPSFFKDTMHTLKQRFNQSGGVHLLQKMYGCEWDDETGEINGFNQYGYDGEDLISFDLKTMTWITPKPQAFSTKLSWDADKARIKNNEIRLIQIFPEWLKTYLAYGNSSLLRTDLPSVSLLQKTPSSPVSCHATGFYPERATLSWRNDGEELHEDVELGEILPNHDGTFQMSAELKLSSVTPEDWSRYTCVFQLSGVKEIVTKLDKADIRTNWVPPSEFPTGAVVGVVVGLLLLTLCISGLLMRRRNRTGFRPAETPDDDSEASENLNLRPVDKRTG from the exons ATGAAGACCCTGGTCTTCATGGTCCTCCTGGGAACAGGTCTGCACGTCGCGGTGGTTTCAG tcaaacactcCCTGAAGTATTTCATGACTGGGTCTTCTGGACTCCCGAACTTCCCGGAGTTTGTTGTCGTCGGTTTTGTTGATGATGTTCTGGTGGCTTCCTGCGACTCCGACAAAACGACACCAGAAGCGAAACATGATGGCGTGAAAAAGTTGTTCCAAAATGATCCTCAGCATTTTGAGGTGTACAACCAAGCGTGTTTTATAAGTCTGCCCAGCTTCTTTAAAGACACGATGCATACCTTGAAACAGCGCTTCAACCAAAGTGGAG gtgtccACCTTTTGCAGAAAATGTACGGCTGTGAGTGGGATGATGAGACTGGAGAGATTAATGGATTTAACCAGTACGGTTATGATGGAGAGGACTTGATATCATTTGACCTGAAGACGATGACATGGATCACACCAAAACCACAGGCTTTCAGCACCAAACTGAGCTGGGATGCTGACAAAGcaagaataaaaaacaatgaGATACGCCTCATTCAGATTTTCCCTGAGTGGTTGAAGACGTATTTGGCTTATGGCAACAGCTCTCTGCTGAGGACAG atcttccctcagtgtctctcctccagaagactccctcctctccagtcagCTGCCACGCTACAGGTTTCTATCCTGAGAGAGCcacactcagctggaggaaCGATGGAGAGGAGCTTCATGAGGACGTGGAGCTCGGAGAGATCCTCCCCAACCACGATGGAACCTTCCAGAtgagtgctgagctgaagctttcatcagtcacacctgAAGACTGGAGCAggtacacctgtgtgtttcagctctcaggTGTGAAGGAGATCGTCACCAAACTGGACAAAGCAGACATCAGGACCAACTGGg TTCCTCCCTCAGAGTTTCCTACTGGTGCAGTTGTTGGAGTTGTTGTAGGacttctgctgctgacactCTGCATCTCTGGACTCCTCATGCGGAGAAGGAACAGAACTG GATTCAGACCAGCAGAGA CTCCTGACGACGACTCTGAGGCCTCTGAGAACCTGAATCTAAGACCTGTTGACAAACGCACTGGATGA
- the LOC124068887 gene encoding BOLA class I histocompatibility antigen, alpha chain BL3-7-like isoform X2, giving the protein MKTLVFMVLLGTGLHVAVAVKHSLKYFMTGSSGLPNFPEFVVVGFVDDVLVASCDSDKTTPEAKHDGVKKLFQNDPQHFEVYNQACFISLPSFFKDTMHTLKQRFNQSGGVHLLQKMYGCEWDDETGEINGFNQYGYDGEDLISFDLKTMTWITPKPQAFSTKLSWDADKARIKNNEIRLIQIFPEWLKTYLAYGNSSLLRTDLPSVSLLQKTPSSPVSCHATGFYPERATLSWRNDGEELHEDVELGEILPNHDGTFQMSAELKLSSVTPEDWSRYTCVFQLSGVKEIVTKLDKADIRTNWVPPSEFPTGAVVGVVVGLLLLTLCISGLLMRRRNRTGFRPAETPDDDSEASENLNLRPVDKRTG; this is encoded by the exons ATGAAGACCCTGGTCTTCATGGTCCTCCTGGGAACAGGTCTGCACGTCGCGGTG gcagtcaaacactcCCTGAAGTATTTCATGACTGGGTCTTCTGGACTCCCGAACTTCCCGGAGTTTGTTGTCGTCGGTTTTGTTGATGATGTTCTGGTGGCTTCCTGCGACTCCGACAAAACGACACCAGAAGCGAAACATGATGGCGTGAAAAAGTTGTTCCAAAATGATCCTCAGCATTTTGAGGTGTACAACCAAGCGTGTTTTATAAGTCTGCCCAGCTTCTTTAAAGACACGATGCATACCTTGAAACAGCGCTTCAACCAAAGTGGAG gtgtccACCTTTTGCAGAAAATGTACGGCTGTGAGTGGGATGATGAGACTGGAGAGATTAATGGATTTAACCAGTACGGTTATGATGGAGAGGACTTGATATCATTTGACCTGAAGACGATGACATGGATCACACCAAAACCACAGGCTTTCAGCACCAAACTGAGCTGGGATGCTGACAAAGcaagaataaaaaacaatgaGATACGCCTCATTCAGATTTTCCCTGAGTGGTTGAAGACGTATTTGGCTTATGGCAACAGCTCTCTGCTGAGGACAG atcttccctcagtgtctctcctccagaagactccctcctctccagtcagCTGCCACGCTACAGGTTTCTATCCTGAGAGAGCcacactcagctggaggaaCGATGGAGAGGAGCTTCATGAGGACGTGGAGCTCGGAGAGATCCTCCCCAACCACGATGGAACCTTCCAGAtgagtgctgagctgaagctttcatcagtcacacctgAAGACTGGAGCAggtacacctgtgtgtttcagctctcaggTGTGAAGGAGATCGTCACCAAACTGGACAAAGCAGACATCAGGACCAACTGGg TTCCTCCCTCAGAGTTTCCTACTGGTGCAGTTGTTGGAGTTGTTGTAGGacttctgctgctgacactCTGCATCTCTGGACTCCTCATGCGGAGAAGGAACAGAACTG GATTCAGACCAGCAGAGA CTCCTGACGACGACTCTGAGGCCTCTGAGAACCTGAATCTAAGACCTGTTGACAAACGCACTGGATGA